The following are encoded in a window of Flavobacterium psychrotrophum genomic DNA:
- the cphA gene encoding cyanophycin synthetase — translation MKIEKIQALRGPNIWSVKRKKLIQMRLNLEELEQFPTNKIDGFRERIEALIPSLYTHRCSEGVPGGFFARIERGTWMGHVIEHIALEIQTLAGMETGFGRTRETKTPGTYNVVFSYVEENAGIYAAEASVRIAEALIAGTEYDLDEDIQQMRKIRERDRLGPSTGSIVEEAVARDIPWIRLGTNSLVQLGYGINQMRFQATITNKTSHIAVDIACNKEQTKRMLEAASIPVASGGICTTEEGLQEIINKIGYPIVLKPLDGNHGKGASINVKTFEDAVAGLEFAQKYGSRVIVEKFITGYDFRVLVIDNKVVAAAQRVPAHIKGNGTHNIGQLIDIENLDPRRGYGHENVLTEITVDRDTTDLLDKKGYTLDTIPAEGEIVYLKSTANLSTGGTSVDVTDLMHPENIFLSERISRVIGLDVCGIDIMAENLTQPLKENGGVILEVNAAPGFRMHLAPSEGLPRNVAAPVIDMLYPPGKPSRIPIFAVTGTNGKTTTTRLLAHIVKNNGYKVGFTTSDGIYVQNHMLEKGDTTGPFSAEYILKDPTVEFAVLETARGGILRSGLGFSRCDIGVITNIQEDHLGLNDINTIDDLARVKRVIPRSVKKDGWAVLNGDDPECIKIGKELECNVAYFSLDEDSAFIKEEAKAGRVTAVYENGFITIKKGGWKIRIEKASHVPLTLGGKAKFMIANVLAATLTSYLWGFKTEDISLSLQTFIPGAAQTPGRMNIFEFKNFKVLIDFAHNPAGYQAVEDYLSNIEATQKIGIIAGVGDRRDEDIRECATIAARMFDHIIIRNEKHLRGRTEENINGLLLEGFAASGRQVTHEVIPKETEAIRHAIDNVQEGSFIVALSDVVTNAIDVVQGYLDIENEEAIQS, via the coding sequence ATGAAAATTGAGAAGATCCAGGCCCTTCGCGGGCCGAACATTTGGAGCGTGAAGCGCAAAAAACTAATACAAATGCGCCTTAACCTGGAAGAGCTGGAGCAGTTTCCTACTAACAAAATAGATGGTTTCAGGGAACGCATCGAGGCGCTAATACCATCGCTTTATACCCACCGCTGCAGCGAGGGTGTACCCGGCGGATTTTTTGCCCGTATAGAAAGGGGTACCTGGATGGGCCACGTTATAGAGCACATAGCACTGGAGATACAAACCCTTGCGGGAATGGAAACCGGTTTTGGCCGCACACGCGAAACAAAAACTCCCGGAACTTATAATGTAGTATTTAGCTATGTTGAAGAAAACGCGGGTATTTATGCCGCAGAAGCTTCGGTAAGGATTGCAGAAGCGCTTATTGCAGGCACAGAATATGACCTTGACGAAGACATACAGCAAATGCGCAAGATACGCGAGCGCGACCGCCTGGGCCCAAGTACCGGCAGTATTGTAGAAGAAGCCGTAGCGCGCGATATACCATGGATAAGGCTGGGCACCAACTCGCTTGTGCAACTGGGCTATGGTATTAACCAAATGCGTTTTCAGGCAACGATTACTAATAAAACAAGCCATATAGCAGTAGATATTGCATGTAACAAAGAGCAGACTAAGCGTATGCTGGAGGCGGCATCTATACCCGTGGCAAGCGGCGGCATTTGCACTACCGAAGAAGGTTTACAGGAAATTATAAACAAAATAGGCTACCCGATTGTACTAAAACCACTTGACGGTAACCATGGTAAAGGCGCATCTATCAATGTAAAAACGTTTGAAGATGCTGTAGCCGGCCTGGAATTTGCCCAAAAATATGGCAGCCGTGTTATTGTAGAAAAATTTATAACAGGATACGATTTCCGCGTGCTTGTTATTGACAATAAAGTCGTTGCAGCTGCCCAAAGAGTACCTGCGCACATTAAAGGCAATGGCACACACAATATTGGCCAGCTTATAGACATTGAAAACCTGGACCCACGCCGTGGTTACGGACACGAAAATGTACTTACCGAAATTACAGTAGACCGCGACACTACCGATCTGCTTGATAAAAAAGGCTATACTCTTGATACCATACCGGCAGAAGGAGAAATTGTATATCTTAAATCTACCGCCAACCTGAGTACCGGTGGCACATCTGTAGATGTGACTGACCTGATGCACCCTGAAAACATTTTCCTTTCTGAGCGTATTAGCCGTGTTATAGGACTCGACGTTTGTGGTATAGATATTATGGCAGAGAACCTTACGCAGCCGCTTAAAGAAAATGGTGGTGTGATACTGGAGGTTAATGCTGCACCCGGTTTCAGGATGCACCTTGCGCCAAGCGAAGGCCTGCCCCGCAACGTGGCGGCACCTGTTATCGATATGCTTTACCCTCCCGGTAAACCAAGCCGCATTCCTATTTTTGCGGTAACAGGTACAAATGGAAAAACTACCACTACCCGCCTATTGGCACATATTGTAAAAAATAATGGCTATAAAGTTGGTTTTACCACATCTGACGGTATTTATGTGCAAAACCACATGCTGGAAAAAGGCGATACCACAGGCCCATTTAGTGCTGAATATATTTTAAAAGACCCTACGGTAGAGTTTGCCGTATTAGAAACCGCACGCGGTGGTATATTACGGTCTGGCCTTGGTTTTAGCCGTTGCGATATTGGCGTTATAACGAACATACAGGAAGACCACCTTGGCCTTAACGACATCAATACTATAGACGACCTTGCACGGGTAAAACGCGTTATTCCGCGCAGCGTGAAAAAAGACGGCTGGGCTGTATTGAATGGCGACGACCCCGAATGTATTAAAATAGGTAAAGAGCTTGAATGTAATGTAGCATACTTTAGTTTAGACGAAGACAGTGCATTTATTAAGGAAGAAGCTAAAGCAGGCCGCGTAACTGCGGTATATGAAAACGGCTTTATTACCATTAAAAAAGGTGGTTGGAAGATTCGTATCGAAAAGGCTTCTCACGTGCCACTTACACTGGGCGGTAAAGCAAAGTTTATGATTGCTAACGTACTTGCTGCTACCCTTACATCGTACCTTTGGGGCTTTAAGACCGAAGATATTAGCCTGTCGCTGCAAACCTTTATACCCGGTGCCGCACAAACGCCCGGGCGTATGAATATTTTTGAGTTTAAAAACTTTAAGGTGCTTATTGATTTTGCCCATAACCCTGCCGGATACCAGGCTGTAGAAGATTATCTGAGCAATATAGAAGCTACACAAAAAATAGGCATTATTGCAGGTGTGGGCGACCGCCGCGACGAAGACATTCGCGAATGCGCCACCATAGCCGCACGAATGTTTGACCACATTATAATTCGCAATGAAAAGCACCTGCGCGGACGTACCGAAGAAAACATAAACGGGCTGCTGCTTGAAGGTTTTGCCGCAAGTGGAAGGCAGGTTACCCACGAGGTAATTCCTAAAGAAACCGAAGCCATAAGGCACGCTATAGATAATGTGCAGGAAGGCAGCTTTATTGTAGCACTGAGTGATGTGGTTACTAATGCCATTGATGTAGTACAAGGCTACCTTGATATTGAAAATGAGGAAGCCATACAGTCATAA
- a CDS encoding response regulator, with protein sequence MKRVNNMYVIDDDKIYHFLLKNLFKQNNIDVNPLFFSNGQDAIESIKQNKDTGNLPDLILLDVNMPIMDGWQFLEEYSKLAGSLAKISTIYMISSSNDEQDLNKAKKFSTIVKEYFLKPICKEDLEKIFIPDPV encoded by the coding sequence ATGAAGAGGGTGAATAATATGTATGTAATTGATGATGATAAAATTTACCATTTTTTACTTAAAAACCTTTTTAAGCAAAATAATATAGATGTTAACCCTTTGTTTTTTAGTAACGGGCAAGACGCTATAGAAAGCATTAAGCAAAATAAAGATACCGGTAACCTGCCAGATCTTATTTTGCTGGATGTTAATATGCCTATTATGGATGGGTGGCAATTTTTAGAAGAGTACTCTAAGCTTGCAGGCAGCCTTGCAAAAATTTCTACCATTTATATGATAAGTTCGTCTAATGATGAACAGGATCTTAATAAGGCCAAAAAATTCAGTACTATAGTTAAGGAGTATTTTCTTAAACCAATATGCAAAGAAGATCTGGAAAAAATATTTATACCAGACCCCGTGTAA
- a CDS encoding sensor histidine kinase: MKFFDIPDVDGAEPLNAFYKRLLDQVPDVIFKLAWERNNVYTLVFCSESVSNIYEISAKDFMADFVGCLNDRLLPKYNRGFYVALHRARIRGVPWDFEYEVELPLKGLRWIKVHANPELQQDGSVIFYGRMSDITTQKQQELQLKYSGERIKYALEAASEGIWDFDMVDNQVFFSSQSMKIIGREEKDTVMSFEKWRKLIFKDDLKGHMKASEDYIAGKTQRFEYIYRIKHEQSGHRWVMSRGRIVNRDAHEAPTRAIGTLKDITELKEKEIELARIITIIGEQNNRLSNFAHIVSHNLRSHAGNLKMLLDLLKTAGTEGEREEMLDHLEGISDGLTITISHLKELVEIQTEVKNVKEDLNLRYYLKNILTILHNEISKHGVTIEINIPLDVTVSYNPAYLESVLLNFTTNAIKYSSSERKPVISYDYAIEKGKKVLYISDNGLGIDLKKHKNALFGMYKTFHKHQNSRGIGLFITKNQIEAMGGRVEVSSEVNKGTVFKLYFNEEGE, encoded by the coding sequence ATGAAGTTTTTCGATATTCCCGATGTAGATGGAGCAGAACCTTTAAATGCCTTTTATAAAAGGCTTCTTGATCAGGTTCCGGATGTTATTTTTAAGTTGGCATGGGAAAGAAATAATGTATATACACTGGTTTTTTGCAGTGAATCTGTAAGCAATATTTATGAAATATCTGCAAAAGATTTTATGGCAGATTTTGTGGGTTGCCTTAATGACAGGTTACTGCCCAAATATAACAGAGGGTTTTATGTAGCCCTGCACAGGGCGCGTATAAGGGGTGTGCCGTGGGATTTTGAATATGAAGTGGAGTTGCCGTTAAAAGGGCTGCGATGGATAAAGGTACATGCTAACCCTGAGTTGCAACAGGACGGAAGTGTAATTTTTTACGGGCGCATGAGCGACATAACTACTCAAAAGCAACAGGAGCTGCAGCTGAAATATTCAGGTGAGCGTATAAAATATGCCCTTGAGGCTGCCTCTGAGGGTATCTGGGATTTTGATATGGTTGATAATCAGGTGTTTTTTTCCTCCCAATCCATGAAAATCATAGGAAGGGAAGAGAAAGATACCGTTATGTCTTTTGAAAAATGGCGCAAGCTTATATTTAAAGACGATCTTAAAGGGCATATGAAAGCCTCTGAAGATTATATAGCGGGTAAAACCCAGCGTTTTGAATATATATACCGTATAAAACACGAGCAGTCTGGCCATCGCTGGGTAATGAGCAGGGGGCGTATTGTAAACCGTGATGCGCACGAAGCGCCTACAAGGGCTATTGGCACGCTTAAAGATATTACTGAGCTTAAAGAAAAAGAAATTGAGCTTGCCCGCATTATTACTATTATTGGAGAACAAAATAACAGGCTTAGCAACTTTGCCCATATAGTATCGCACAATTTACGATCGCATGCGGGTAACCTTAAAATGTTGCTGGATTTATTAAAAACAGCCGGTACTGAAGGTGAGCGTGAGGAGATGCTTGATCATCTTGAAGGTATATCAGATGGGTTAACAATAACAATCAGCCATTTAAAAGAGCTGGTTGAAATTCAGACCGAAGTAAAAAACGTAAAAGAAGATTTGAACTTAAGGTATTACCTTAAGAATATACTTACTATATTGCATAATGAAATTAGTAAGCATGGTGTTACTATAGAAATTAATATTCCGCTGGATGTTACTGTTAGCTACAACCCGGCATATCTTGAAAGTGTGTTGCTTAATTTTACAACTAATGCCATTAAGTACTCAAGTTCAGAACGAAAGCCGGTAATTTCTTATGACTATGCCATAGAGAAAGGTAAGAAAGTGTTGTATATTAGTGATAACGGCCTGGGTATCGACCTTAAGAAACATAAGAATGCATTATTTGGCATGTATAAAACATTCCATAAGCATCAAAATTCAAGGGGAATAGGATTGTTTATTACCAAAAACCAGATAGAAGCCATGGGAGGCAGGGTTGAAGTTTCGAGTGAAGTAAATAAAGGTACTGTATTTAAATTATATTTTAATGAAGAGGGTGAATAA
- a CDS encoding site-specific tyrosine recombinase, protein MKVWKTYINEYKTYLRIERGLSENSLTNYLFDINRLVKYLEDNTIDVSPVLIGEETLQQFIYYIAGELNPRSRARIISGLKSFFKYLVFEDYRKDMPMELIEVPKMGRKLPDTLSVNEIDRLIAAIDLSKNDGERNKAMLETLYGCGLRVSELTTLRLSDLYFDEGFIRITGKGSKQRFVPIGNTTQKFIANYVKGIRVHLDIQKGHEDIVFLGRRGKGLTRAMVFTIIKRLAEKTTLQKNISPHTFRHSFATHLLENGADLRSIQLMMGHESITTTEVYMHVDRTFLSQIVNNFHPRK, encoded by the coding sequence ATGAAAGTTTGGAAAACATACATAAACGAATACAAAACCTACCTCAGGATAGAGCGTGGCCTGTCTGAAAATTCGCTTACAAATTACCTTTTTGATATAAATAGGTTGGTTAAGTATTTAGAAGATAATACAATAGATGTTTCTCCGGTTTTAATTGGTGAAGAAACGCTGCAGCAGTTTATTTACTATATAGCAGGAGAACTAAACCCACGCAGCCGGGCACGGATTATTTCAGGGCTTAAGAGTTTTTTTAAATATTTAGTGTTTGAAGATTATCGAAAAGATATGCCCATGGAGCTTATAGAAGTGCCAAAAATGGGACGAAAACTGCCGGATACGCTTTCAGTTAATGAAATTGACCGCCTTATTGCCGCTATAGACCTCAGTAAAAATGATGGCGAGCGTAATAAAGCTATGCTCGAAACCCTGTATGGGTGTGGCCTGCGTGTATCTGAACTTACTACACTTCGGCTTTCTGACCTTTATTTTGATGAAGGGTTTATTAGAATAACCGGCAAGGGTAGTAAGCAGCGTTTTGTGCCCATAGGTAATACAACACAAAAATTTATCGCTAATTATGTAAAAGGCATTCGCGTACACCTTGATATACAAAAAGGGCATGAAGATATTGTGTTTTTGGGAAGGCGTGGCAAAGGGCTTACGCGCGCTATGGTCTTTACCATTATAAAAAGGCTGGCTGAGAAAACAACCCTGCAAAAAAATATAAGCCCGCATACCTTTAGGCACTCATTTGCTACACATTTGCTGGAGAATGGTGCCGATCTAAGATCTATACAGTTAATGATGGGGCATGAGTCTATTACTACTACAGAAGTGTATATGCATGTAGACAGAACCTTCCTTTCACAGATTGTAAACAACTTTCATCCGAGAAAATAA
- a CDS encoding porin family protein yields MKLFKFLTVGALLIGGMATSFAQEDASNADSMNISFGVKGGVNFATLNGGDIDGSPDSRTSFHAGVFAEFPITTMFSIQTEALYSGQGAELNFRGNDGDRAELQLDYINVPVLAKFYILEGLSIEAGPQFSFLLNDEVDFNPNSNGGDNPTPFRDSLKTFEFGVAGGLTFQTPIGIFATARYNQGITKIADDLDIQNSVFQLGVGFKF; encoded by the coding sequence ATGAAACTATTTAAATTTTTAACAGTAGGCGCATTATTAATAGGTGGTATGGCTACCTCTTTTGCGCAGGAAGATGCAAGTAATGCCGACAGCATGAACATTAGCTTTGGTGTTAAAGGTGGTGTAAACTTTGCAACACTTAACGGTGGCGACATTGATGGCAGCCCAGACTCAAGAACCAGCTTTCATGCCGGTGTATTTGCAGAGTTCCCGATAACAACTATGTTCTCTATACAAACTGAGGCTTTATATTCTGGCCAGGGCGCCGAACTTAATTTTAGGGGAAATGATGGCGACAGGGCTGAACTTCAGCTTGACTACATTAATGTGCCGGTACTTGCTAAATTCTATATACTGGAAGGCTTAAGCATTGAGGCAGGACCACAGTTTAGCTTTTTGCTAAATGATGAAGTTGATTTTAACCCAAATTCTAACGGCGGCGACAACCCAACACCGTTTAGGGATAGTCTAAAAACATTTGAATTTGGTGTAGCGGGAGGGCTTACATTCCAGACGCCAATTGGTATTTTTGCAACGGCAAGATACAACCAGGGCATTACAAAAATTGCTGACGACTTAGACATCCAAAACTCTGTTTTTCAACTGGGTGTAGGATTTAAATTCTAA
- a CDS encoding DUF721 domain-containing protein: MAKRLNDNSSIGDVLKEFIKTNNLQKGMDGINVRDAWKNLMGNGVNNYTRDIMLRNSILYVELTSAVLREELSYGKDKIIKMINEELGRDVVTQVVLR, from the coding sequence ATGGCTAAAAGGCTAAATGATAATAGCTCTATAGGTGATGTGCTTAAAGAGTTTATAAAAACCAACAACCTGCAAAAAGGTATGGATGGTATAAATGTGCGTGATGCCTGGAAAAACCTTATGGGTAATGGGGTTAACAACTATACCCGCGACATTATGTTAAGAAACAGTATCCTTTATGTAGAGCTTACATCGGCAGTATTGCGCGAAGAGCTTAGTTACGGTAAGGATAAGATCATAAAAATGATAAATGAGGAGCTGGGCAGAGATGTTGTAACCCAGGTAGTGCTCCGGTAA
- a CDS encoding lipocalin family protein, with the protein MKKAAFLFLFTTLLFSCKEQSSEKGYNAINGYWEIEKVIMPDGSEKDYSVNPTIDFFEIKDSVGSRKKVMPQMDGSYRMNDLSEKLTLSKKSGKTIMSYSTEYAKWQEELIELNEEELVVKNQHNIEYHYKKPEPFTVK; encoded by the coding sequence ATGAAAAAAGCAGCCTTTCTATTTTTATTTACAACCCTGTTATTTTCCTGTAAAGAGCAAAGTTCAGAAAAAGGATATAATGCAATTAATGGTTACTGGGAGATAGAAAAAGTTATTATGCCCGATGGTTCTGAAAAAGATTACTCTGTAAATCCTACTATCGATTTTTTTGAGATAAAAGATTCTGTAGGCAGCCGTAAAAAAGTAATGCCACAAATGGATGGCAGCTACCGTATGAATGACCTGAGTGAAAAACTTACACTTTCGAAAAAGAGTGGTAAAACCATTATGAGCTATAGTACAGAGTATGCTAAATGGCAGGAAGAGCTTATAGAGCTTAACGAAGAGGAGCTGGTGGTTAAAAACCAGCATAATATAGAATATCATTATAAAAAACCAGAACCCTTTACTGTAAAATAA
- the ftsY gene encoding signal recognition particle-docking protein FtsY — translation MNFFKKIFSSEKKETLDKGLEKTKTSFFSKLSKAVAGKSKVDDEVLDNLEEILVASDVGVNTTLKIIERIEERVSRDKYLGTDELNGILREEIGGLLSETHTGEATEFEIPANKKPYVLMVVGVNGVGKTTTIGKLAYQFKKAGHNVVLGAADTFRAAAIDQLQVWADRVGVPIVRQQMGSDPASVAFDTVQSAVKQNADVVIIDTAGRLHNKVNLMNELTKVKRVMQKVIDDAPHDVLLVLDGSTGQNAFEQAKQFTAATEVTSLAVTKLDGTAKGGVVIGISDQFKIPVKYIGVGEGIEDLQVFNKYEFVDSFFK, via the coding sequence ATGAATTTCTTTAAAAAAATATTTTCTTCAGAAAAGAAGGAAACCCTTGATAAAGGCCTTGAAAAAACAAAGACTTCTTTTTTTTCAAAGCTTTCTAAGGCTGTTGCCGGTAAAAGCAAAGTAGATGATGAGGTGCTGGATAACCTTGAAGAGATACTTGTGGCATCTGATGTGGGGGTTAATACCACACTTAAAATTATAGAGCGCATAGAAGAGCGTGTATCTCGCGATAAATACTTGGGTACAGATGAACTTAATGGTATATTGCGCGAAGAGATTGGCGGTTTACTAAGCGAAACCCATACCGGCGAAGCTACAGAGTTTGAAATTCCGGCTAATAAAAAGCCATATGTTTTAATGGTTGTAGGTGTTAACGGTGTAGGTAAAACCACTACCATTGGCAAACTTGCTTACCAGTTTAAAAAAGCCGGCCATAATGTGGTGCTTGGAGCTGCAGATACCTTTCGTGCCGCAGCAATAGACCAATTGCAGGTATGGGCAGACAGGGTAGGAGTGCCTATAGTACGCCAGCAAATGGGCAGCGACCCTGCCTCAGTAGCATTTGATACGGTACAGAGCGCTGTTAAGCAAAATGCCGATGTTGTAATTATTGATACTGCCGGAAGGCTTCATAATAAAGTTAACCTTATGAACGAGCTTACTAAGGTAAAGCGCGTAATGCAAAAGGTTATTGATGATGCGCCTCACGATGTACTTTTAGTGCTTGATGGCTCTACCGGCCAAAACGCTTTTGAGCAGGCTAAACAGTTTACCGCTGCTACAGAGGTTACAAGCCTTGCGGTTACCAAACTTGATGGTACTGCTAAAGGTGGTGTTGTTATAGGTATTTCAGACCAGTTTAAAATACCGGTTAAATACATAGGTGTAGGCGAAGGTATTGAAGATTTGCAGGTATTTAACAAATATGAATTTGTAGATTCTTTCTTTAAGTAG
- a CDS encoding DUF4295 domain-containing protein produces MAKKTVATLQTASKRLTKAIKMVKSPKTGAYTFVESVMSPEEVDTFLKKK; encoded by the coding sequence ATGGCAAAGAAAACCGTAGCAACGTTACAGACAGCTTCTAAAAGGTTAACCAAAGCTATCAAAATGGTAAAGTCTCCTAAAACTGGTGCTTATACTTTTGTTGAGAGCGTTATGTCTCCTGAAGAAGTGGATACATTTCTTAAAAAGAAATAA
- the rpmG gene encoding 50S ribosomal protein L33 — translation MAKKGNRIQVILECTEHKTSGVPGTSRYITTKNKKNTPDRLEIKKFNPILKKVTVHKEIK, via the coding sequence ATGGCAAAAAAAGGTAACAGAATCCAGGTTATTTTAGAATGTACTGAGCACAAAACTTCAGGCGTTCCGGGTACTTCAAGGTATATTACTACCAAAAACAAGAAGAATACCCCAGACAGGTTAGAGATAAAAAAATTCAACCCTATCCTTAAAAAGGTTACGGTTCATAAAGAAATTAAATAA
- the rpmB gene encoding 50S ribosomal protein L28, translating to MSRVCALTGKRAMVGNNVSHAMNKTKRKFSVNLVKKRFYLPEEDRWITLRVAASTIKTINKNGIAAVLKEAKANGFIK from the coding sequence ATGTCAAGAGTTTGTGCCCTTACCGGTAAAAGAGCGATGGTTGGAAATAACGTTTCCCACGCAATGAACAAAACTAAGCGCAAGTTTAGTGTGAACTTAGTTAAGAAGCGTTTTTATCTTCCTGAGGAAGACAGGTGGATCACTCTAAGGGTAGCAGCTTCTACTATCAAGACTATTAACAAAAATGGTATAGCCGCGGTTTTAAAAGAGGCCAAAGCTAACGGGTTTATTAAATAA
- a CDS encoding CinA family nicotinamide mononucleotide deamidase-related protein: protein MKAAIVTIGDEILIGQITDTNSAYMAKALDRIGVSVSEMMSISDDRRHILDTMAFLQNRVEVVIFTGGLGPTKDDITKTTFCEYFDDHLVRNEDVEAHVVKLIEKAMSRPASQMNKDQALLPSKATVLHNEVGTAPGMWIKKADTVFISLPGVPYEMKYLIDNEVIPRIVEAYERPYIIHRTIMTYGQGESLVAERIADWEDNLPPFIKLAYLPSPGKVRLRLSAHGADEASLLLALEHEITKLQAIISDIIVGLNEDESMEVVLGKMLRDKGLTVAAAESCTGGRVASLFTGVAGASAYFKGSAVTYATQSKVNILGIEQQLIDIYSPVSAKVAEVMALRAKKIFDTDYAVSTTGNAGPSKGDAAADVGTVFIGIATPSKVYSFKYDFGQPREKVIERASEKALELIYQEILKN from the coding sequence ATGAAAGCAGCTATAGTAACCATAGGAGATGAAATACTTATAGGCCAGATAACCGATACTAATTCGGCTTATATGGCTAAGGCGCTGGACAGGATAGGTGTAAGTGTTTCTGAAATGATGTCGATAAGCGACGATCGCCGCCATATACTGGATACTATGGCATTTTTGCAAAACAGGGTAGAAGTCGTGATTTTTACAGGTGGCCTTGGTCCTACAAAAGATGATATTACAAAAACTACTTTTTGCGAATATTTTGATGACCATCTGGTACGTAATGAAGATGTTGAAGCACACGTTGTAAAACTTATTGAAAAGGCTATGAGCCGCCCCGCCAGCCAAATGAACAAAGATCAGGCATTGCTGCCGTCTAAAGCTACTGTGCTGCACAATGAGGTGGGTACTGCCCCGGGTATGTGGATAAAAAAGGCCGATACGGTTTTTATATCGCTGCCGGGCGTGCCTTATGAAATGAAATATCTTATAGATAATGAAGTTATTCCCAGGATTGTAGAAGCTTACGAAAGGCCGTACATCATCCATCGTACAATAATGACCTACGGGCAGGGTGAAAGCCTTGTTGCAGAACGTATTGCTGACTGGGAAGATAATTTGCCGCCATTTATAAAACTGGCATACCTGCCAAGTCCCGGTAAAGTGCGTTTACGTCTTAGTGCACATGGTGCAGATGAGGCTTCGCTGTTACTGGCGCTTGAGCATGAAATTACAAAACTACAGGCTATAATTAGTGATATTATTGTAGGCCTGAACGAAGATGAATCTATGGAGGTAGTGCTGGGTAAAATGCTGCGCGACAAAGGGCTTACCGTAGCGGCTGCCGAAAGTTGTACAGGCGGCAGGGTAGCTTCTCTCTTTACAGGTGTTGCCGGTGCTTCGGCTTACTTTAAAGGCAGTGCTGTTACTTATGCTACACAAAGCAAAGTAAATATTTTAGGTATAGAACAGCAGCTTATAGATATATACAGCCCGGTTAGTGCTAAGGTTGCGGAGGTTATGGCACTGCGTGCTAAAAAAATATTTGATACAGATTATGCAGTTTCTACTACCGGAAATGCAGGGCCTTCAAAGGGCGATGCCGCTGCCGATGTAGGTACGGTATTTATAGGAATTGCAACACCGTCAAAGGTTTACAGTTTTAAATATGACTTTGGTCAACCACGAGAAAAGGTAATAGAGAGGGCGTCTGAAAAGGCACTGGAACTAATTTATCAGGAAATTTTAAAAAACTAA
- a CDS encoding Hpt domain-containing protein: MALHYNLSKVYAISDNDEEFAKQIVTLFTEEVPVEVKNIKTGLEDKDHNRVYHAAHKIKPTLDLLGMDLAYDDILAIEKWAKAEGRRKEIRDVVRSLKEHVANTLKEVKKNYNL, encoded by the coding sequence ATGGCATTACATTACAACTTATCAAAAGTATATGCGATTTCTGATAATGATGAAGAATTTGCAAAACAAATTGTAACTCTTTTTACCGAAGAGGTTCCTGTTGAGGTAAAAAATATTAAAACAGGCCTTGAAGATAAAGACCATAACAGGGTGTATCATGCTGCCCATAAAATAAAACCTACGCTGGATTTGCTGGGTATGGATCTTGCGTATGACGATATACTTGCTATTGAAAAATGGGCAAAAGCCGAAGGCAGGCGCAAGGAAATAAGAGATGTTGTAAGGAGTCTTAAAGAGCATGTTGCAAACACGCTTAAAGAAGTAAAGAAAAATTATAACCTGTAA